The genomic stretch AACACAAAAGCAATTTTTGTCAAGACCCCCTGCTTCTTAGTTGCACATATGCAGAATTGTGCTTCGCCCCCACAAATGTTCAATATAAATTTTTTAGAAGACCAAGTTTGAAAAGCTACTTGTTTCGGTGGAGGTGCATAAAGCGATAACGTATTTGAAGTTTCATTTACACTAATCAGAAATTTATTATTATAACTATAGGACCCCTGATCAATTATGATAGTTTTCGTTGATTCATATGAATTCAATTGGGAGTTCATCACAAATGAAGACTCACTCACAAATGGGGACATAGATCTAAGcttgtctttcttcttcttttctaGATTTTCAAGAATCTGTTGTAaattttttatttctttcactgCTGCATCCACAATGGTTGACTTATCAACCTGGAAACAAAATTAAATTAACCATCTAATTTAGAAAATAATTGATTATGACACTAAAGTTTTACCCTAATTAAAAAATGAAGATGAACATGAATTTACCTTAGAGGGCAGATCTGGAAGCAAAGCATGAAGGCTAGAAAACATGTTCCTTATTTTCTTTCTCCTTTCTCTCTCATTCCATATGTGCATTTCATGA from Lathyrus oleraceus cultivar Zhongwan6 chromosome 7, CAAS_Psat_ZW6_1.0, whole genome shotgun sequence encodes the following:
- the LOC127102561 gene encoding transcription factor bHLH95; the encoded protein is MHIWNERERRKKIRNMFSSLHALLPDLPSKVDKSTIVDAAVKEIKNLQQILENLEKKKKDKLRSMSPFVSESSFVMNSQLNSYESTKTIIIDQGSYSYNNKFLISVNETSNTLSLYAPPPKQVAFQTWSSKKFILNICGGEAQFCICATKKQGVLTKIAFVLEKHMIDVVSINFMRNGNGNVYMILVHASKGSYDTNSMEKTYKQAAGEILMLIS